The Nicotiana tomentosiformis chromosome 2, ASM39032v3, whole genome shotgun sequence genome includes the window AATTCATATCTTCATGATATTGCTGGTTGTCACCTTCCGCACTCCACGAGCaaacatatggttggttaatgcatggtgtacataagcccccattagttgtgtcaactatgtgaacctgctgcttctggcctgattcatcaatctttttggtgaggatactcatttgtgtcattaGGGTAGCCATATTCTCAGCTATAGAGTTGTTTGGATCCAACGCCACTGAGTGAACTGCCGGAGTGATCGTGGAAGCTCtagtcatccatcctgagttttgtgccatcttatcaagtaggatcttgcattctgGGAATGTTTTACTCAGAAATTCTCCACccgctgaagcatcaacattggcctttaagctgtcagccaatcccatgtagaatctctgccccaacatctgatctgggaTACCATGATGTGGACGCTTAACCAATATGCCATTGAATCTCTCCCATGTTTCTTGTAGTGATTCTGTTTGTCTCTGCCTGtagctcaatatatcatcaatctgttgggcagttttatttggtgggtagaatttgttcaaaaattgtttgactaattcctcccaagtagtgatggaatttatggggagcgaattaagccaagtctgagcttctcctgTCAGCGAGAATGGGAACAACAAAAGCTTTATTGCGTCCGGTGTTACGTTGTGTTGCCTTTGCGTTAAACATATTGACATGAAATTCTTCAGgtgctgctgaggatcttcaataTGTGACCCagagaacagtcccttgttctgcaacaaatgtagcatgttatttgtgatttggaatgattctgcttgtatctgagggactgcaattgcggttgccagattgtcggcggtgggttgtgcccaatcatataatGTTGTTTCTGGTACAAGAAGCACCACACCCCGAATGTTTGGTTCATTCTCATTGTTTCTGTTGTTTATTGGATTTTCTATTCCGTCAGCCATGTTTGGTTCGATTTGTTCTCTCGAGTTTCGTTGTTGTTTGCTTCTCTTGTTTGCTCGATttagtgccttgaaaactttctcaggattTGATATCGCTTCAagcaattcaccagttcttgaggaattcctaggcatgcacctgtaacacccaagactacaaacgttaaaATTTCAATATATTTGGTTTAGAATGGGGAAAATTGACTAtactaagaattctagcacttcttttagcTGTAATTAATAACGttaaatccccggcaacggcaccaaaatttgatcacgcccaactatgccttataaaaaggactaagtggtcgttgcaaatatattccgcctaataagtccggagtcgaatcccacaaggaattaacctatcaaatacaattactagactcgcacaaattcacacaATTAATCTTCAGAAAGATTTAAGTAACAGATTGgtttttactaactaaatattacgtaattaaaatgtaataattaacaactaactacgaacaggttgtaaacaagaattggaatgatctaaggttatgatttcccctattgtcagaATCTTTTTTGCTACGTTTTctaca containing:
- the LOC138904332 gene encoding uncharacterized protein gives rise to the protein MPRNSSRTGELLEAISNPEKVFKALNRANKRSKQQRNSREQIEPNMADGIENPINNRNNENEPNIRGVVLLVPETTLYDWAQPTADNLATAIAVPQIQAESFQITNNMLHLLQNKGLFSGSHIEDPQQHLKNFMSICLTQRQHNVTPDAIKLLLFPFSLTGEAQTWLNSLPINSITTWEELVKQFLNKFYPPNKTAQQIDDILSYRQRQTESLQETWERFNGILVKRPHHGIPDQMLGQRFYMGLADSLKANVDASAGGEFLSKTFPECKILLDKMAQNSGWMTRASTITPAVHSVALDPNNSIAENMATLMTQMSILTKKIDESGQKQQVHIVDTTNGGLCTPCINQPYVCSWSAEGDNQQYHEDMNYVANYGRQRQGGLNWGQHNQQYRPAQQQYNNNNNAGAMRPMGQVAPYQRQQGYIQQNQQLTYQQPQQQQIMRLEDGFTKLEGMLQQLIGSTEKMQQRVDSHESAIKGIEIQLGQISMALNNRPQGALPADTQVNPKE